A window of Triplophysa dalaica isolate WHDGS20190420 chromosome 7, ASM1584641v1, whole genome shotgun sequence contains these coding sequences:
- the qtrt1 gene encoding queuine tRNA-ribosyltransferase catalytic subunit 1, with protein sequence MAAPIAANMHESESSMASLKAVSSVAPLALRIVAECPVSKARACTLTLPHSTVSTPVFMPVGTQGTMKGITADQLADLDCHICLGNTYHLGMRPGPELIEKAKGLHGFMNWKRNLLTDSGGFQMVSLVELSEVTEEGVTFRSPYDGKEILLTPEQSIAIQNSLGSDIMMQLDDVVSSTVKGPRVEEAMHRSVRWLDRCIAANKNPDRQNLFAIIQGGLDAKLRKACLDEMTKRDVPGFAIGGLSGGEEKDDFWKMVTLSTDHLPREKPRYLMGVGYALDLVVCVALGCDMFDCVFPTRTARFGSALVPWGSLQLKQKQYAKDLQPIDPDCQCPTCRRHSRAYLHALFKSDTAAMHHITIHNISYQLTLMRSVRQSIIEKRFPEFVKAFMKRMFSSSEQYPSWAVEALQSVNITVNGVA encoded by the exons ATGGCGGCGCCCATAGCGGCGAACATGCATGAGAGTGAATCCAGTATGGCATCGTTAAAAGCTGTATCATCTGTTGCTCCTCTTGCTCTTCGAATCGTGGCGGAGTGTCCCGTAAGTAAGGCGAGAGCTTGCACTCTTACTCTTCCCCACAGCACGGTCAGTACTCCGGTGTTCATGCCGGTCGGCACCCAGGGCACCATGAAGGGAATCACTGCAGACCAGCTGGCGGATCTGGACTGTCACATATGTCTGGGAAACACGTATCATCTGGGTATGAGGCCG GGTCCTGAGTTAATAGAGAAAGCCAAAGGATTACATGGATTTATGAATTGGAAAAGAAATCTTTTAACG GACAGCGGAGGTTTTCAGATGGTGTCTCTTGTCGAACTTTCCGAAGTAACAGAGGAGGGGGTCACGTTCCGTTCGCCGTATGATGGCAAAGAAATCCTCCTCACCCCTGAGCAATCCATAGCCATACAGAACAGCTTGG GTTCGGATATCATGATGCAACTGGATGATGTGGTCAGCAGTACGGTGAAAGGGCCGCGGGTGGAAGAGGCAATGCACCGCTCCGTGCGCTGGCTGGACCGCTGCATCGCAGCAAACAAGAATCCAGACAGACAGAACCTGTTCGCTATTATACAAGGGGGACTTGATGCCAAACTGCGCAAGGCCTGTTTAGATG AAATGACAAAGCGTGATGTACCAGGCTTTGCCATCGGGGGTTTGAGTGGGGGAGAGGAAAAGGATGATTTCTGGAAGATGGTGACTCTAAGCACAGACCACCTGCCCAGAGAAAAGCCCCGTTACCTCATGGGAGTTGG CTATGCACTCGATCTGGTGGTCTGTGTTGCCTTGGGCTGTGATATGTTTGACTGTGTTTTCCCAACTCGTACAGCA AGATTTGGCTCCGCTTTGGTTCCCTGGGGATCGCTGCAGCTTAAACAGAAGCAATATGCTAAAGATTTACAGCCAATCGACCCTGACTGCCAGTGTCCCACCTGCAGGAG acacaGTCGGGCTTACCTCCACGCCCTGTTTAAGAGTGATACTGCAGCCATGCATCACATAACCATCCATAACATCTCCTACCAG CTCACCCTCATGCGATCGGTACGTCAGAGCATCATAGAGAAGAGGTTTCCAGAGTTTGTGAAAGCATTCATGAAGAGAATGTTCTCGTCCAGTGAGCAGTACCCCAGCTGGGCTGTAGAGGCGCTACAATCAGTAAACATCACTGTTAACGGAGTGGCCTAG